One genomic region from Phocoena sinus isolate mPhoSin1 chromosome 21, mPhoSin1.pri, whole genome shotgun sequence encodes:
- the GOT1L1 gene encoding putative aspartate aminotransferase, cytoplasmic 2, which yields MLQSSSLRERKQSWLYFPSTMSVFTDVPLAQKLEGSLLKTYKQDDHPNKTFLAYKACMTSQGQPWVSSVVHKTRMQIAQDPSLTYEYTPVMGMKSFIQASLNLLFGKDSQVIMENRAGGVHTVGDSGAFQLGAQFLKTWRRDSQIVYIISSQKEPHGLVFQDMGFTVYEHIFWDSARLCLDPSMLLDVVEQAPHGCIFVIGNIGNCKLTEGQWTQLMVLMKSKQIFPFFDIPYQGLATGDLEEDARFLQYFVSRGFEFFCSQYLSKNFGIYDEGVGILVVVALSNELLLCVLSQLMDFVRALWLNPPTTGARIITSVLCNPAMQGEWKQSLKGVVENVMMTKEKVKEKLRLLGTPGSWDHITEQKGSHSYLGLNPQQVDYLVKKKHIYIPKNGRINFTCINSYNIDYITESITEAVLFTKDSEK from the exons ATGCTGCAGAGCAGCAGCCTTCGGGAGCGGAAGCAGTCTTGGCTCTACTTTCCCTCAACGATGTCTGTGTTCACGGATGTGCCCCTAGCCCAGAAGCTAGAAGGCAGCTTGCTGAAGACCTACAAACAAGATGACCACCCTAACAAGACGTTCCTGGCCTATAAAG CCTGCATGACCAGCCAAGGCCAGCCCTGGGTGTCCTCTGTCGTGCACAAGACCCGAATGCAGATCGCCCAGGATCCCTCACTGACCTATGAGTACACGCCAGTGATGGGCATGAAATCATTCATCCAGGCCTCCTTGAACCTCCTCTTTGGGAAGGACAGCCAAGTCATTATGGAGAACAGG GCAGGGGGCGTGCACACTGTAGGTGACAGCGGTGCTTTCCAGCTGGGGGCCCAGTTCCTCAAAACTTGGCGTCGGGATTCTCAAATAGTTTACATCATTTCTTCTCAAAAAG AACCGCATGGACTCGTCTTCCAGGACATGGGCTTTACAGTTTATGAACACATCTTCTGGGACTCTGCACGGCTGTGCTTGGACCCCAGCATGCTCCTCGATGTGGTGGAG CAGGCCCCGCATGGCTGTATCTTCGTGATTGGGAACATCGGCAACTGCAAGCTGACAGAGGGTCAGTGGACACAGTTGATGGTCCTCATGAAG AGCAAGcagatctttccattttttgacaTTCCCTATCAAGGTTTAGCGACTGGTGACCTGGAAGAAGATGCTAGATTCTTACAATACTTTGTGTCTCGAggctttgagttcttctgcagccAGTATCTGTCCAAGAACTTTGGTATTTATG ACGAAGGAGTGGGGATCCTCGTGGTGGTGGCACTCAGTAACGAGCTCCTGCTGTGCGTCCTCTCGCAGCTGATGGACTTCGTGCGGGCCCTGTGGCTAAACCCTCCTACCACGGGTGCTCGCATTATCACCTCTGTCCTCTGTAACCCGGCTATGCAGGGAGAATG GAAACAGAGTCTGAAAGGGGTTGTAGAGAATGTCATGATGACCAAGGAAAAGGTGAAGGAGAAGCTCCGGCTCCTGGGAACCCCAGGCTCCTGGGATCACATCACTGAGCAGAAGGGGTCCCATAGCTATCTTGGACTCAACC CCCAACAGGTGGACTACTTGGTCAAGAAAAAGCATATCTATATCCCCAAGAATGGGCGGATCAACTTCACCTGTATCAATTCCTACAACATAGACTACATCACTGAGAGCATCACTGAGGCTGTCCTCTTCACAAAGGACTCAGAGAAATAG